A stretch of the Nissabacter sp. SGAir0207 genome encodes the following:
- a CDS encoding NAD(P)-dependent oxidoreductase, which yields MSHHIVFLDHEGIAPSVRVPPISFPHSWQSYGYTAPEQVVARLQGATIALTCSVPLREEQLRQLPDLQMISLALTGTDIVDTDYCQRRGITVTNVPAYASNTVAEHVIATIYELFRRPACYHQLMRRVHRQETAAKNIYFDYRVRDVAGKTLGIIGSGPIAQRLGELASKMGMEVVYDDRNGARCGFGFVSRTALLEMSDVVSVNVPLTPETDNMIGRAELARMKRDAVIINTARGGIINEAALIEALQQGKIGGAAIDVVVNEPLAADDPLFALVDLPNFILTPHMAWSSEDAMQTLISGSVDNIHRFVEGERLKASPLAS from the coding sequence ATGTCACACCACATCGTCTTTCTGGATCACGAAGGGATTGCGCCCTCGGTCAGGGTGCCGCCCATCAGCTTCCCACACAGCTGGCAATCCTATGGTTACACCGCGCCGGAACAGGTGGTGGCGCGGTTGCAGGGGGCCACCATCGCGCTGACCTGCAGCGTGCCGCTGCGCGAGGAGCAGCTGCGCCAACTGCCAGATCTGCAAATGATCTCGCTGGCGCTGACCGGCACCGACATCGTGGACACCGACTACTGCCAGCGGCGCGGCATCACCGTGACCAACGTGCCAGCGTATGCCTCCAACACCGTCGCGGAGCATGTGATCGCCACCATCTATGAGCTGTTCCGCCGCCCGGCCTGCTACCACCAGCTGATGCGGCGCGTGCATCGGCAAGAGACCGCCGCCAAGAACATCTACTTCGACTACCGGGTGCGCGACGTGGCGGGCAAGACACTGGGAATTATCGGCAGCGGGCCGATTGCCCAACGGCTGGGTGAACTGGCGAGCAAGATGGGCATGGAGGTGGTGTATGACGACCGTAACGGCGCGCGCTGCGGGTTCGGCTTTGTCTCGCGCACTGCCTTGCTGGAGATGAGCGACGTGGTGTCGGTCAATGTCCCGCTGACCCCGGAAACCGACAACATGATTGGCCGCGCCGAGTTGGCGCGGATGAAGCGCGATGCGGTGATCATCAATACCGCCCGTGGCGGCATCATCAATGAGGCAGCGCTGATTGAGGCGCTCCAGCAGGGGAAGATTGGCGGCGCGGCCATCGATGTGGTGGTGAACGAGCCACTGGCCGCCGACGACCCGCTGTTTGCGCTGGTCGATCTGCCCAACTTCATCCTGACGCCGCACATGGCGTGGAGCAGTGAGGATGCGATGCAGACCCTGATCAGCGGCTCCGTGGACAACATCCATCGCTTTGTCGAGGGCGAACGGCTGAAAGCCTCGCCGCTCGCCTCCTGA
- the gabD gene encoding NADP-dependent succinate-semialdehyde dehydrogenase, giving the protein MQLRDTTLFRQHALIDGEWQGADSGKSSPVTNPATGEMIGTIPTMGQAETRRAIQAAHTALPAWRALTAKTRSSLIRRWYELVLENQEDLAHLMTTEQGKPLAEARGEITLAASYLEWFAEEGKRIYGDTIPGHQPDKRLLVIKQPIGVTAAITPWNFPAAMITRKAGPALAAGCTMVLKPASQTPYSALALAELALRAGIPAGVFSVVTGSAREIGRELTSNPIVSKLTFTGSTEIGRKLIADCAHDVKKVSMELGGNAPFIVFEDADLDKAVEGALISKFRNNGQTCVCANRIYVHEQVYGTFADKLKAAVSGLTLGNGLEQHVTTGPLIDEHALAKVQEHIDDALSKGAQLIAGGKRLAGNFFEPTILINVPPHAQVVRDETFGPLAPLIRFTDESEVVAQANDTEFGLASYFYTQDVSRIFRVGEALEYGMVGVNTGLITTEVAPFGGVKASGLGREGSKYGIEDYLEIKYLCLSI; this is encoded by the coding sequence ATGCAACTCAGAGATACCACGCTCTTCCGCCAGCACGCCTTGATTGATGGGGAGTGGCAAGGAGCCGACAGCGGCAAAAGCAGCCCAGTGACCAACCCGGCCACCGGCGAGATGATAGGCACCATCCCCACGATGGGGCAGGCCGAAACGCGCCGCGCTATTCAAGCCGCCCACACCGCGTTGCCCGCCTGGCGTGCGCTGACCGCCAAGACGCGCTCCAGCCTGATCCGCCGCTGGTATGAGCTGGTGCTGGAGAATCAGGAGGATCTGGCGCACCTGATGACCACGGAGCAGGGCAAGCCGCTTGCCGAGGCGCGCGGCGAGATCACGCTGGCCGCCAGCTATCTGGAGTGGTTTGCCGAGGAGGGCAAGCGAATCTATGGCGACACCATCCCCGGCCACCAGCCTGACAAGCGTTTGCTGGTGATCAAGCAGCCGATTGGTGTCACGGCGGCGATCACGCCGTGGAACTTCCCGGCGGCGATGATCACCCGCAAGGCTGGCCCGGCGCTGGCGGCGGGCTGCACTATGGTGCTGAAACCGGCTTCGCAGACCCCCTATTCAGCGCTGGCGCTGGCCGAACTGGCGCTGCGCGCTGGCATCCCGGCGGGTGTGTTCAGCGTGGTGACCGGCAGCGCCCGCGAGATTGGCCGCGAGCTGACCAGCAACCCCATCGTCAGCAAACTGACCTTCACTGGCTCCACGGAGATTGGCCGCAAGCTGATCGCCGACTGCGCCCACGACGTGAAAAAGGTGTCGATGGAGCTGGGCGGCAACGCGCCCTTTATCGTGTTTGAGGATGCCGATCTGGATAAGGCGGTCGAGGGCGCGCTGATCTCCAAATTCCGCAACAATGGCCAGACCTGCGTCTGCGCCAACCGCATCTATGTGCATGAGCAGGTTTACGGCACCTTTGCCGACAAGCTGAAGGCGGCGGTGTCAGGGCTGACGCTGGGCAACGGGCTGGAGCAACATGTCACCACCGGCCCGCTGATTGATGAACACGCCCTCGCCAAGGTGCAGGAGCACATTGATGACGCGCTCAGCAAAGGCGCGCAACTGATTGCTGGCGGCAAGCGGCTGGCGGGCAACTTCTTCGAGCCAACCATCCTGATCAACGTGCCGCCCCATGCGCAGGTGGTGCGGGATGAGACCTTTGGCCCGCTGGCACCGCTGATCCGCTTCACTGATGAGAGCGAGGTGGTGGCGCAGGCGAATGACACCGAGTTTGGCCTTGCGTCCTACTTCTACACGCAGGATGTGTCGCGCATCTTCCGCGTCGGCGAGGCGCTGGAGTATGGCATGGTCGGCGTTAACACTGGCCTGATCACCACCGAGGTCGCGCCCTTCGGCGGGGTAAAAGCCTCGGGCCTCGGGCGTGAAGGCTCCAAATATGGCATTGAGGACTATCTGGAGATCAAATACCTCTGCCTGAGCATCTGA
- a CDS encoding NAD(P)-binding domain-containing protein: protein MSIGFIGVGDLASKVIKGLLREDSDVTIYLSPRGETASRALAEHPQCIRLESNQQVIDRADMIVLAVRPEQLRDIMRDTTFPKGKKIVSLIAGIELGTLKLLLDSEAVYRLMLTSAAEINQSMIAIFPPDPAIEARFAALGNTLVFDSENDFELSTVGVCMNGWLYFLLHAMHSWFTERGMGEAQAKKLLIHCLKDISAYAEQHSLPFNQIGESIATPGTHTDAGLQMLNRHHSHAAWSAACEVVYNRLTNHTAQQ from the coding sequence GTGAGCATAGGATTTATTGGCGTGGGTGACCTCGCCAGCAAAGTGATTAAGGGCCTGCTGCGGGAAGATAGCGATGTGACGATCTATTTATCGCCACGCGGTGAAACCGCTTCGCGGGCATTGGCTGAACATCCGCAGTGCATCCGGTTGGAATCCAATCAACAGGTCATTGACCGGGCGGATATGATTGTTCTGGCGGTCAGGCCAGAGCAGTTGCGCGATATTATGCGGGACACCACCTTTCCCAAAGGGAAAAAGATTGTCTCGCTGATCGCGGGCATTGAACTGGGCACGTTGAAATTACTGCTCGATAGCGAGGCGGTATATCGGCTGATGCTGACCAGCGCCGCCGAAATTAACCAATCCATGATCGCCATTTTCCCGCCTGACCCGGCGATTGAGGCACGCTTCGCCGCGCTGGGAAATACGCTGGTTTTTGACAGTGAGAATGATTTTGAGCTGTCCACCGTCGGCGTCTGCATGAATGGCTGGCTCTACTTCCTGCTCCACGCCATGCACAGCTGGTTTACCGAGCGCGGTATGGGGGAGGCGCAGGCGAAAAAGCTATTGATTCACTGTCTGAAGGATATCAGCGCCTATGCCGAGCAGCACAGCCTGCCGTTCAACCAGATTGGCGAGTCCATCGCCACGCCGGGCACGCACACCGACGCGGGGCTGCAAATGCTCAATCGCCACCACTCCCACGCCGCCTGGAGTGCGGCCTGTGAGGTGGTCTACAACCGGCTCACCAACCATACCGCGCAGCAGTAA
- a CDS encoding GlxA family transcriptional regulator — translation MLNSHHAVETVSPGAPLLPGKPELKVGFILMNHFTLIPVAGFVDSLRFAADVSFSSRQIYCQWDWMTLDGEPATASCEMRIAPTRALNDDESYDYIVLAGGLLEETRDPPERLLNVLRSYHARGVPIIAMCSASFVLGKAGLLRKRRCAVHFTIADEFRERFPESQAVIDKSYIDDHGIITCPGGTAIDLAANLIRKHCGEIRAHKGLEYLLVEERTAGKKEDDRLHADSMEEHIYKNSTVQQAVNFMKENLGMHFTLKDVAEHIGTHPRQLNRVFLANTNATPASYWRQLRMQHARNLLVNTSQRVTTVAINCGFSDASHFILWFRKQYGETPNDYRKRRREIERLVSRH, via the coding sequence ATGCTAAATTCTCACCATGCTGTTGAAACCGTCTCCCCCGGCGCGCCCCTTCTGCCTGGCAAACCAGAACTGAAAGTGGGCTTTATTTTGATGAACCACTTTACCCTGATCCCGGTGGCGGGGTTTGTGGACTCCCTGCGCTTCGCGGCGGATGTCTCCTTCTCCAGCCGCCAAATCTACTGCCAGTGGGACTGGATGACGCTCGACGGCGAGCCGGCCACCGCCAGCTGTGAGATGCGCATCGCGCCGACCCGCGCCCTGAATGATGATGAAAGCTATGACTACATTGTGCTGGCTGGCGGTCTGCTGGAGGAGACGCGCGACCCGCCGGAGCGGTTGCTCAACGTATTGCGCAGCTACCATGCGCGCGGCGTGCCGATTATCGCCATGTGCAGCGCCTCGTTCGTGCTGGGCAAGGCGGGGCTGCTACGCAAACGCCGCTGCGCGGTGCACTTCACCATTGCCGACGAGTTCCGCGAGCGCTTTCCCGAGTCACAGGCGGTGATCGACAAGAGCTACATTGATGACCACGGCATCATCACCTGTCCCGGCGGCACGGCGATCGATCTGGCCGCCAATTTAATCAGGAAGCATTGCGGTGAGATCCGCGCGCATAAGGGGCTGGAGTACCTGTTGGTGGAGGAGCGCACCGCTGGCAAAAAAGAGGATGACCGGCTGCACGCCGATAGCATGGAGGAGCACATCTATAAAAACAGCACCGTGCAGCAGGCGGTCAACTTTATGAAAGAGAATTTGGGTATGCACTTCACGCTGAAAGATGTCGCGGAGCACATCGGCACCCACCCCCGCCAGCTCAACCGCGTTTTTTTGGCGAACACCAACGCGACGCCCGCCAGCTACTGGCGACAACTGCGGATGCAGCACGCCCGCAATTTGCTGGTCAATACCAGCCAGCGCGTCACGACGGTCGCCATCAATTGCGGCTTTTCTGACGCCTCGCACTTTATCCTGTGGTTCAGGAAACAGTATGGCGAAACGCCGAATGACTACCGCAAAAGACGGCGCGAAATTGAGCGGCTGGTCAGCCGCCATTGA
- the tnpA gene encoding IS200/IS605 family transposase, producing MELTYRTGRHCVFVLHCHLIFITKYRGKVFNAAHLETLEMILRNVCEQFECEVVEFNGESDHVHMLLNFPPKVAISKLVNSLKGVSSRKMKLHHPDLHKPAWNSDALWSPSYFAGSVGGAPLEVIKKYIEDQNRPH from the coding sequence ATGGAGTTAACTTATCGAACGGGGCGGCATTGTGTCTTTGTGCTGCATTGCCATTTAATCTTTATCACTAAGTATCGGGGCAAGGTGTTTAATGCTGCCCATCTGGAAACGCTGGAAATGATTCTCCGCAACGTATGCGAGCAATTCGAATGCGAGGTTGTGGAATTTAACGGGGAATCGGATCACGTTCACATGCTGCTAAACTTCCCGCCGAAGGTGGCGATCAGCAAGCTGGTTAACAGCCTGAAAGGGGTTAGTAGTCGCAAGATGAAATTGCATCACCCTGATTTGCATAAACCCGCGTGGAATTCAGACGCGCTTTGGTCGCCGTCTTATTTCGCTGGTAGCGTGGGCGGTGCGCCCCTTGAAGTGATTAAAAAGTACATTGAGGATCAGAACCGCCCTCATTAG
- a CDS encoding RNA-guided endonuclease TnpB family protein, whose amino-acid sequence MSIQTKTLSVRVKDKHAAVLRQMAFEVNQVFNLANEITSAAYSNAGAFGAQVPKWLTAYDVQKQTAGLRKEKGYLIDSASIQEVIAVHGKARKQFKRSKLRWRISGGARRSLGWIPFKVGFAKWQNGQVKFAGKLFKVWDSYGLSAYKFRAGSFSEDSRGRWYFNVAVDYEEQPTEGVSAVGIDLGLKDIATTSDGEKLAAGRFYRDLEPALGKAQRANKKRRVKAIYAKIKNRRKDALHKFSTAIVKANAAIFVGDVSASKLIKTKMAKSVLDAGWSMLKTQLEYKAIARSAVFQVVNESYSTQACSCCGALPLNSPKGRAGLRIRVWTCSECGTLHDRDVNASKNILAAGHCRLAVGIPVL is encoded by the coding sequence ATGAGCATTCAGACCAAAACATTATCAGTCAGAGTTAAAGACAAACACGCCGCCGTTTTGCGGCAGATGGCTTTTGAAGTCAATCAGGTCTTTAATCTGGCAAACGAGATAACCAGCGCGGCATATAGCAACGCTGGCGCTTTTGGTGCGCAGGTTCCAAAGTGGCTAACCGCGTATGATGTTCAAAAGCAGACTGCCGGACTCCGCAAGGAAAAAGGCTATCTGATCGATAGCGCCAGCATTCAGGAAGTGATCGCCGTACACGGCAAAGCCCGCAAGCAGTTTAAGCGGTCAAAACTTCGCTGGCGTATCAGTGGCGGCGCACGCCGTTCGCTGGGCTGGATTCCGTTTAAAGTCGGTTTTGCGAAGTGGCAAAACGGGCAAGTTAAGTTTGCTGGCAAGCTGTTTAAGGTATGGGATAGCTACGGCTTGAGCGCCTATAAATTCCGTGCTGGCAGCTTTTCAGAAGATAGCCGGGGGCGTTGGTATTTCAACGTAGCCGTAGACTATGAGGAACAACCCACCGAAGGCGTTAGCGCCGTTGGTATCGACTTAGGGTTAAAGGATATTGCCACCACGTCAGACGGTGAAAAGCTGGCGGCTGGGCGGTTCTATCGTGATCTTGAGCCAGCATTAGGCAAGGCACAACGGGCGAACAAAAAGCGCCGCGTTAAGGCTATCTACGCCAAAATTAAAAACCGCCGCAAAGACGCTTTGCACAAATTTAGCACGGCTATTGTGAAAGCGAATGCGGCAATTTTCGTAGGCGACGTGAGCGCCAGCAAGCTAATCAAAACAAAGATGGCTAAAAGCGTTTTAGACGCTGGCTGGTCAATGCTCAAAACACAACTGGAATATAAAGCGATTGCGCGATCAGCGGTGTTTCAAGTAGTCAACGAAAGCTATTCCACCCAGGCTTGTTCGTGTTGTGGGGCGCTACCCCTAAACAGTCCGAAAGGTAGAGCAGGCTTGCGAATAAGAGTATGGACTTGTAGCGAGTGCGGAACGCTACATGATCGCGATGTGAACGCGTCAAAGAATATACTCGCGGCAGGGCATTGCCGTCTAGCTGTAGGAATCCCCGTCCTTTAG
- a CDS encoding sugar porter family MFS transporter, whose protein sequence is MEEKLVRQETAAREISAGPNIKRITLISTLGGLCFGYDTGVISGALLFMNRDLGLSPTAEGIVTSSLLFGAAFGSLFGGMLSDRQGRRKNLLWVAMIFIFGALATATAWDVTSMLAARFILGLAVGCASVTVPVYIAELAPANQRERLVTVNELMIVTGQFLAYSVNAGIVHAYPELSTNWRIMLAIPAIPGVLLWLGMLAMPESPRFFLQRGQEKEARDVLALVRPPQEIEGEVKEIRQIIALDTQPLSLRQELSKKWVVQLILIGLMIVLATRVTGVNTIMYYAPTVLKSTGLGDAAAVTAAVANGLISIIATLLGMAIIGKLPRRKMFLSGQIGVTVVLVMIGLAFKLFFHYETHGGVSSLQGNFAGASYIILGLMSLFLVFMQGWIAPVFWLMLSEIYPLRIRGLGMGIAVFGLFGFDFIIQSLFPIMLDAWGGGATFGVFALCNLVMLVLLFKFLPETRGLSLEEIERKFRH, encoded by the coding sequence ATGGAAGAGAAATTAGTTCGACAGGAAACGGCCGCGCGGGAGATATCCGCTGGCCCCAATATCAAGCGCATTACCTTAATCTCTACCCTTGGCGGACTCTGTTTCGGCTATGACACCGGCGTGATTTCCGGTGCCTTGCTGTTTATGAACCGGGATTTGGGACTCAGCCCCACCGCCGAGGGCATTGTCACCTCGTCGCTGCTGTTTGGCGCGGCCTTTGGCTCGCTGTTTGGCGGCATGTTGTCCGACCGTCAGGGCCGCCGCAAAAACCTGCTCTGGGTTGCCATGATCTTCATCTTTGGCGCGCTGGCAACCGCCACGGCGTGGGATGTCACCTCCATGCTGGCCGCCCGCTTTATCCTCGGACTGGCGGTGGGGTGCGCCTCGGTGACGGTGCCGGTCTACATCGCCGAGCTGGCCCCGGCCAACCAGCGAGAACGGCTGGTGACGGTCAATGAGCTGATGATCGTCACCGGGCAGTTCCTCGCCTACTCGGTCAATGCCGGCATTGTCCACGCCTACCCGGAACTGAGCACCAACTGGCGCATCATGCTGGCGATACCGGCCATACCGGGAGTGCTGCTCTGGCTCGGGATGCTGGCGATGCCAGAGTCGCCGCGCTTCTTCTTGCAACGCGGCCAGGAGAAGGAGGCGCGCGACGTGCTCGCCTTGGTTCGCCCGCCGCAGGAGATTGAGGGCGAGGTGAAAGAAATTCGCCAGATTATCGCGCTGGATACGCAGCCCCTCAGCCTGCGGCAGGAGCTAAGCAAAAAGTGGGTGGTACAGCTGATTTTAATTGGTTTGATGATCGTGCTGGCCACGCGGGTTACCGGGGTGAACACCATCATGTACTACGCGCCGACGGTGCTGAAATCGACCGGGCTGGGCGATGCGGCGGCGGTCACGGCGGCGGTGGCGAACGGGCTGATCTCCATCATTGCCACCCTGCTGGGCATGGCGATCATTGGCAAGCTGCCGCGCCGCAAAATGTTTTTGAGCGGGCAGATTGGCGTGACCGTGGTGCTGGTGATGATTGGCTTGGCGTTCAAGCTGTTTTTCCATTACGAGACGCATGGCGGCGTGAGTAGCTTGCAGGGCAACTTTGCCGGGGCGAGCTATATCATCCTTGGCCTGATGTCGCTGTTTCTGGTGTTTATGCAGGGGTGGATTGCCCCGGTGTTCTGGCTGATGCTGTCAGAGATCTACCCGCTGCGCATCCGTGGGCTGGGGATGGGGATTGCCGTCTTTGGCCTGTTTGGCTTCGACTTTATCATCCAGTCGCTGTTCCCCATCATGCTGGACGCTTGGGGCGGCGGCGCGACCTTTGGCGTCTTCGCACTCTGCAACCTGGTGATGCTGGTGCTGCTGTTCAAATTTCTGCCCGAGACACGCGGCCTCTCCCTGGAGGAGATTGAGCGGAAGTTCCGGCATTGA
- the iolG gene encoding inositol 2-dehydrogenase, with protein MLNVALLGAGRIANVHARLIHDHPDTVLYSVSDIYADAASALAENYAARVLSAEEAIADPQVDVVLVATSTDTHANFSLQAARAGKAIFCEKPIDLDIERVKACVAEIKALGVPFMIGFNRRFDPNHAHLNRALRAGEIGSLEHLQICSRDPSPLPDDYLLASGGMFRDMTIHDFDMARFQLGEEPVSVSAVAAALVSPTVKEAGDVDTAVITLQTASGKIAVINNSRRSGYGYDQRIEAHGQKGCLTVQNVPTSTLIKITEEGGAQAQKPLHFFLERYQEAFSEQWKAFVAALKAQRPMPTSADDGLKALLLAEAAVESLKTQRVVNVNL; from the coding sequence ATGCTAAACGTTGCGCTGTTAGGTGCTGGCCGTATTGCCAATGTGCACGCTCGCCTTATTCATGACCACCCGGACACGGTGCTCTATTCGGTATCTGATATTTATGCCGATGCGGCGAGCGCGCTGGCGGAGAATTATGCCGCCCGCGTGCTGTCCGCTGAGGAGGCGATTGCCGACCCGCAGGTAGACGTGGTGCTGGTCGCCACCTCCACCGATACCCATGCGAACTTCTCCCTTCAGGCGGCGCGGGCGGGCAAGGCGATCTTTTGTGAAAAACCGATCGATTTGGATATTGAGCGCGTCAAAGCCTGCGTGGCGGAGATCAAGGCGCTGGGCGTGCCCTTTATGATTGGCTTCAACCGCCGCTTCGACCCCAATCATGCTCACCTCAACCGCGCGCTGCGTGCGGGTGAGATTGGCTCCCTCGAGCACCTGCAAATCTGCTCGCGCGATCCCTCGCCGCTGCCAGATGACTACCTGCTGGCCTCCGGCGGCATGTTCCGTGACATGACCATCCATGACTTTGACATGGCGCGCTTCCAGTTGGGTGAGGAACCGGTGTCGGTCTCGGCAGTGGCGGCCGCGCTGGTCAGCCCGACGGTCAAGGAGGCTGGCGATGTGGATACCGCGGTAATCACCCTCCAGACCGCCTCGGGCAAGATTGCGGTGATCAACAACAGCCGGCGCTCCGGCTACGGCTACGACCAGCGCATCGAGGCGCACGGCCAGAAGGGGTGCCTGACGGTGCAGAACGTGCCGACCAGCACGCTGATCAAAATCACCGAGGAGGGCGGGGCACAGGCGCAAAAACCGCTGCACTTCTTCCTCGAGCGCTATCAGGAGGCGTTCAGCGAGCAGTGGAAAGCCTTTGTGGCGGCCCTGAAGGCGCAGCGCCCGATGCCGACCAGCGCTGATGACGGCCTGAAGGCGCTGCTGCTGGCCGAGGCGGCGGTGGAGTCACTGAAGACGCAGCGCGTCGTCAACGTCAATCTGTAA
- a CDS encoding sugar phosphate isomerase/epimerase, with protein MKIGLVSDSLAHLPVAEVIRTAAELKLDCIEFATGNWSTAPHLDLDALLGSAAARSTLMGMLRDHGLTLSALNANGNPLHPGDTGQQHADCLHKTLELARLLEVENVITMSGLPGAPGDRFPNWIVTAWPPETQTILQHQWEVAQGFWRETAQRARDNGVRIGIELHGQQLAYNLPTFLQLRDITGEVVGLNFDPSHILWMGGDPLAFIRQAGHMIYHVHAKDTLIDTVNRATATALDNRPMTQSRERSWSYVTLGYGKPEPWWNAFCYTLAHFASPDLTLSIEHEDMNLSRMEGVIKSVNLLKRTATMEKSDYVLPAI; from the coding sequence ATGAAAATTGGATTGGTTTCAGACAGCCTCGCGCACCTGCCGGTGGCTGAAGTGATCCGCACTGCCGCCGAACTCAAGCTTGACTGCATTGAGTTCGCCACCGGCAACTGGTCAACCGCGCCGCATCTGGATCTTGATGCCCTGCTAGGCAGCGCCGCGGCCCGCTCCACGCTGATGGGCATGTTGCGCGACCACGGCCTGACGCTCTCGGCGTTGAACGCCAATGGCAATCCGCTGCACCCCGGCGACACCGGCCAACAGCACGCTGACTGCTTGCATAAAACGCTGGAGCTGGCACGCCTGCTGGAGGTGGAGAATGTGATTACCATGTCGGGGCTGCCGGGCGCGCCCGGCGATCGCTTCCCGAACTGGATTGTCACTGCCTGGCCGCCGGAGACCCAAACCATCCTCCAGCACCAGTGGGAGGTGGCGCAGGGCTTCTGGCGAGAGACCGCCCAGCGGGCGCGCGACAATGGGGTGCGCATCGGCATCGAGCTGCATGGGCAGCAACTGGCCTACAACCTGCCGACCTTCCTGCAACTGCGCGACATTACCGGCGAGGTGGTCGGCCTGAATTTCGATCCGAGCCACATTCTGTGGATGGGCGGCGATCCGCTGGCCTTTATCCGTCAGGCGGGCCACATGATCTACCACGTGCACGCCAAAGACACCCTGATTGACACCGTCAACCGCGCCACCGCGACGGCGCTGGACAACCGCCCGATGACGCAGAGCCGCGAACGTAGCTGGTCGTATGTCACGCTCGGCTATGGGAAGCCAGAGCCGTGGTGGAACGCCTTCTGCTACACGCTGGCGCACTTCGCCAGCCCCGATTTGACGCTGAGCATCGAGCATGAGGACATGAACCTCTCCCGCATGGAGGGGGTGATCAAATCGGTCAACCTGCTGAAACGCACGGCGACCATGGAGAAGTCTGATTACGTGTTGCCCGCCATTTAA
- a CDS encoding AraC family transcriptional regulator, with translation MLHHCQDNSTLYPDFEDQSGPQLLFVCQTEGEESAIPRVMHKHDDRLEMMFIARGSGQYQIGGRQYLAQEGDILVFNQGVVHDERPHLSADSLIYSCGIHHLHLAGLPENHLIGREERAVVASGEHQLALHGLFEALCTQVFSKAPFHGVITHHLLNAIVMMCRNVFYSHLHACNQTEASLGLSIKEFIDEHYKHPLTLETIASQLGITRFYLIHVFKKFSGYSPKQYIIRCRVGEAQSLLVNTDLDVAAIASAVGYESVNNFHRVFKMVVGIPPTQYKNRWLAGIKTAS, from the coding sequence ATGCTTCACCACTGCCAGGATAACAGCACGCTTTACCCGGACTTCGAAGACCAGTCTGGCCCGCAGTTGCTTTTTGTCTGCCAGACCGAAGGCGAGGAGTCCGCGATTCCTAGGGTGATGCATAAACATGATGACCGGCTGGAGATGATGTTCATTGCGCGCGGCAGCGGCCAATACCAGATTGGCGGGCGGCAATATTTGGCGCAGGAGGGGGACATTCTGGTGTTCAATCAGGGCGTGGTGCATGACGAGCGCCCCCACCTCAGTGCGGACTCCCTGATCTACAGCTGTGGCATCCACCATTTGCACCTTGCCGGATTGCCCGAAAACCACCTGATTGGCCGTGAGGAGCGCGCCGTGGTCGCCAGCGGCGAGCACCAATTGGCGTTGCACGGGTTGTTTGAGGCGTTATGTACCCAAGTCTTCAGTAAGGCACCGTTCCACGGCGTGATTACCCATCACCTGCTGAATGCCATTGTGATGATGTGCCGCAATGTCTTCTATTCGCACCTTCACGCCTGCAACCAAACCGAGGCGTCGCTTGGCCTGTCGATTAAAGAGTTTATTGATGAGCACTATAAACATCCGCTCACGCTGGAGACCATCGCCAGCCAGCTCGGGATTACGCGCTTCTACCTGATCCATGTCTTCAAGAAATTCTCCGGCTACTCTCCGAAGCAGTACATCATTCGCTGCCGGGTGGGCGAGGCGCAATCTTTGCTGGTGAATACCGATCTGGATGTCGCCGCGATTGCCAGCGCGGTCGGCTATGAGAGCGTCAATAATTTCCACCGGGTATTCAAGATGGTGGTGGGCATTCCGCCGACGCAATATAAAAACCGCTGGCTGGCGGGTATCAAGACTGCCAGTTGA
- a CDS encoding 4-oxalocrotonate tautomerase family protein, with protein sequence MPYVNIKVTGGTEAPTPEQKAELIAGVTDLLATVLGKNPATTVVVIDEVPMDNWGIGGESVTVRRQQQPGK encoded by the coding sequence ATGCCCTACGTGAACATCAAAGTGACAGGCGGCACTGAAGCCCCTACCCCTGAGCAAAAAGCGGAACTGATTGCTGGCGTGACCGACCTGCTGGCCACGGTGCTGGGGAAAAACCCGGCCACCACCGTGGTGGTGATTGATGAGGTGCCCATGGACAACTGGGGCATCGGTGGCGAGAGCGTGACCGTCCGCCGGCAACAGCAGCCGGGCAAATAG